AGCATATCCAATCATTTGAACATGCTAAAACAAGCCGGACTCATCACCGACGAACGTCAAGGACAGCATATCGTGTATTCGCTGAATACGACGGTATTCCAAGATGTGATCAAATGGATCCTTTCGCTTCAGTCTACCTCTACGGAAGGGAATGATGCATGATGAAAAAAATGATCCTGCCGCTCGGCCTCATCGCCGCCGCTTTGATCATCAGCCTGCTTGCTTATGACCGTCTGCCCGATCAGATGCCCATCCACTGGAACATCCACGGCGAAGCTGACCGCTATGCCTCCAAACCTGTCGCCTTATTCCTGATGCCGGCGGTGATGTTAGGTGTCTTCCTGCTGATGAAGCTGGCGCCGATCATCGATCCGAAGCGCGCCAGTCTGCAGAAAAACCTTCGCGATATCGACGCCATTAACGTTATCACGCTGCTCATCCTGCTGGTCGTACACGGCGTGACGATTCTCAGCGGCATGGGCGCAGAGATCAACATCGCAGCGTTGGCACCGATCATCGCGGGCTCACTCTTCGTCTTCGTCGGCAACCTGCTGCCCCGTTTCAGGCACAACTACTCCTTCGGTTTGCGGACACCGTGGACATTGGCCAACGAAGACGTGTGGCGGCGAAGCAATTTAATCGGCGGACGATTGATGTTCTTCGGCGGGCTCATCATGATCCTCAGCGCCTTTCTGCCGACAACCTGGAAGATGATCGTATTCTTCGCAGTGCTCGCCGTCAATCTAGCCGTGCCGATCATCATCTCTTATCTCTTCTTTAGGAAGTACGGTTCCAGCAATGGATCGGCTTAGGATTGCTTCTGGCAGATCTGCCCACCTATCCAGTGCGCGGCAGGCCTGGTCGACGGACGTAACGTCTCCCAGGCCTGCGATGCTTTAGCTCCTGCCAGGCATATGAATGACCGCATGAATTACTTCAGATAGAACACTTCACGCAGCGGCGTCGGCGTCCCCTTGCTGTGGTCGAAGGAACCCTCCACCATCTTAGAGGTGATGGCGTCCCAGCGCCGGCACGCCTTGCTTTGCGCGATGTACGCGAAGGCAGCCTCGACATCATCGCATTCGAAAACATAGAAGAACTGATTGCCGTTCTGGAAGATCGAATAATTGCGAATCCCGGCCTTGCTGTGTTCTTCCAAGACCTCCGGCCATGGATTGAGATGCATCTCCACATACTCGTCTAAGTATTCCGGCTTCACTTTCCAAGTCCATGCGAATTTGTTGCTCTTGTTCATCCCTGTTTCCTCCCTCTGCCAGATCTCGCTCAGCATCTTGCTGAATCCTCTTAATTAAACCGCTTACATTCCCTATTATAGAACAAAGTAACCGGCTTCGGACATGAATCTTCTCAGCCCGATTCCGCTATATCCCAGCTCAACCCTTTACTAACCCCCCCCCAATCATCTACAATACAGGTAACCGAAGAAGAAGCGTTCCGCTAGGGGTGCCGTTACGGCTGAGACAAGGAGCTATCCTTGATCCCTTTGAACCTGATCTGGTTAGTACCAGCGTAGGGAAGTGGAGCTGACTTAGGGCTTAATGCGTGCTGCAGGGTCCAGCTGATGAAAGCCAATGATCTGGATCCCTGTGCACCTTTGGGAGATGGTCTTGTATCTCTGCATCATCGCTTCATCTCGTCTGCCCGCTGTCAAGTCGCTCCATAGGAGCGGCTTTTTCTATTGGTTAATAAACTGATAGGAGGAATGGTGTGATGAGTTTCAGCGAACAACTGAAGCAGGATGCCCAGGAGATCTTGGAGGTGACTTATCAGCATCCCTTCGTGCAGGGAATCGCGCGTGGAGATCTCTGCGCGGAGCAGCTGATTCACTATGTCAAACAGGATCATGCTTATCTGAATGCGATGATCCAAGCGCGCGGCATGGCCATCGCGAAGAGCGATAATCGCGAGGATATGGAGATGTTCCATAAGAGCATCGCCTATGTCTTGTATGATGAAGGGCGTGCCCATGAGAATCTATGCAGAGTAGCGGGGGTGGATTATGCCGATCTGCAAGGCTTCCCGCTTACGCCTTCGGCCCACCACTATGTCAGTCATATGCTCGCCGCAGCCGCGACGGGAACCGTCGCCGATATCATCGCCGCCACCCTGCCCTGTCCATGGGTATATGATGAGATCGGGCGCAGGCTGGTACGCGAGATCAATCCCGATCCGTCCCATCCTTTCTATGATTGGATCATGATCTACGGCAATGATACGAGCGGCGCCATCGACAGGTACTTTGCCCGGCTTGATCAGTTAGCGGCAGAAACATCGGAAGCAGCGAGAGAGCGCATGCGCGATCTCTTCCTCACCAGCTGCAAGATGGAATACAATTTCTTCGACATGGCTTACCGCTTAGAAGAGTGGCCTGTCTAACCATCAGCCCTTATACAGCCCTTATACTTAACCTGTTCTAACACTTAGCTGTACGCAGACAAGGAAAGCTGCATCTTCTTGCGAAGATGCAGCTTTCTTCATGTCCGGGTGCAGAACGTCCGTTACCGTTCAGTCGTCTATCCTTATATCGTTTTAGTTCTTATATCGCCTGCCGCTGGGACTTCGCCGTGAATTGACTGTTATACAGCTCGGCATAGAAGCCGCCTTGCTGAAGCAGTTCGTCGTGGGTGCCCTGCTCGATGATCCGCCCTTTGTTCATGACGAGGATTCGATCGGCGCTGCGGATCGTCGACAACCGGTGTGCGATGACGAAGCTGGTGCGTCCTTTCATCAGAGTCTCCATCGCCCGCTGGATATAGATCTCCGTCCGCGTATCGACGCTGCTCGTCGCTTCGTCCAGGATCAGGATGCGCGGATCAGCGAGGATCGCTCTGGCAATCGTGAGCAGCTGCTTCTGCCCCTGTGAGATATTCGAGGCCTCTTCATTCAGCACCGTATCGTAGCCGTCCGGCAGCGTGCGGATGAAATGGTCCGCATGGGCGGCGACTGCTGCCTGGATCACCTCTTCCTCGCTTGCCCCTTCGCGGCCGTAGGCGATATTATCGCGAATGGTGCCGTTGAACAGCCAGGTATCCTGCAGCACCATGCCGAACACGCTGCGATACGAACCTCGGTCATACTCGCGAATATCCCTTCCGTCGATCGTGATCCGACCGCCGCTGACATCGTAGAACCGCATCAGCAGGTTGACGATCGTCGTCTTGCCCGCTCCTGTAGGCCCTACGATGGCTATGGTCTGACCCGGCTGCACATCGAAGCTCAGATCCTCCATCAGCACGTCGTCCGGCTTGTAACCAAAGCGCACGTTCTGGAAGGAAACCGCCCCTTTCACGGCATTCTTATCAAGGATCGAAGTCTTCCTGCCGGCAGCAGCATCCGCAGCTTGCTCCTCTTCCTCATCCAGCAGCTCAAAGACCCGTTCCGCCGAAGCGATCGCCGATTGGATGACGTTGGCGATATTTGCAGCCTGAGTAATCGGCTGGGAGAATTGGCGGGCATATTGGATGAAAGCCTGAACATCGCCGATGGCGATCCTGCCCCAGAACACCTGCAGTCCGCCGACGACGCTGATCAAGACATAGCTGATATTCCCGATGAAACCCATCAGAGGCATGATGATCCCGGAGATGAACTGGGCTTTCCAACCGTATTCATACAACTGCTCGTTGATTTCATCAAAGCGCTCGATGGATCTCTGCTCCCGGCCGAATACCTTGATGATCTGCTGCCCGGCATACATCTCCTCCACATGACCGTTCAGCTCGCCCAAGGATCGCTGCTGTCCCATGAAGTACCCCTGGGACCGCTTCGCGATCACCATCGTCACCACGGCGCTGAGCGGCAGCGTAAGCAGGCAGACCAGCGTCAGCCACGGGCTGATCACCAGCATCATGATGACGACCCCGATGATCGTGATCAGGGAAGTGATCAACTGCGTCACGCTTTGCTGCAAGGTATTGCTGATATTGTCGACGTCATTGGTGATCCGGCTCAGCGTCTCGCCATGCGTTCGCGAATCGAAGTACCGAAGCGGCAGACGGGACAGCTTCTGGTTGACCTGTTGCCGCATCTCATAGACGGTCCGTTGCGTGATTCCGGCCATGAGGTACTGCTGCAGATAAGCAAAAATAGAGCTCAACACATACAGGGCGATCAAGATCATCAGAATCTTCGCCAGATAACCAAAGTCAATCCACGCCTCTTCTGCTCCGCCGAACCGGGCTTTCACTCCTTCGAAGAGCGAAGTCGTCGCAAGACCCATGATCTTCGGCGATAGGATGGTGAACAGCGTGCTGAGCACCGCCATGAGGAAGACCGCGATGAGCTGCACCTTATGCGGCCGCAGATAGGTCAACAGCCTGCGCAAGGTGCCCTTAAAGTCCTTCGCTCGTTCTACAGGCATGCCGATGCGCGGACCCGGATGCCCGCCCATCGGTCCCGGTCCCCCTCTCTGCCGCTTAGCTTGATCTGTTCCTTCTTGGTTAGGCATGACGTCGGTCGTTTGCCGGCCTTGGTGTGTTTTGCGATCCTTCATGCGCTCTCCTCCTCCGACAACTGCGATGCCACGATCTCGCGATAGACATCACAGGTCTGCAGCAGTTGTTCATGCCTGCCCATGCCGACGATGCGGCCCTGATCGAGCACGATGATCCGATCGGCATCGATGATCGTACTGACGCGCTGGGCAACGATGATCACCGTTGCATCCTTTGTCTCTTCGCGGAGCGCAGCCCGTAACTTCGCATCCGTCTTATAATCCAGAGCAGAGAAGCTGTCATCGAACACATAGATCTGCGGCCTGCGAACAAGCGCCCTTGCAATCGCCAGCCGCTGTTTCTGACCGCCGGAGACATTGCTGCCGCCCTGCGCGATCATCGTCTCGAAGCCCTTCTCCATCTCATGGATAAATTCCAGCGCCTGCGCGGTCTCTGCTGCCTTACGCAGTTCCTCCTCCGTTGCATCTTCCTTCCCA
The sequence above is drawn from the Insulibacter thermoxylanivorax genome and encodes:
- the tenA gene encoding thiaminase II, producing MSFSEQLKQDAQEILEVTYQHPFVQGIARGDLCAEQLIHYVKQDHAYLNAMIQARGMAIAKSDNREDMEMFHKSIAYVLYDEGRAHENLCRVAGVDYADLQGFPLTPSAHHYVSHMLAAAATGTVADIIAATLPCPWVYDEIGRRLVREINPDPSHPFYDWIMIYGNDTSGAIDRYFARLDQLAAETSEAARERMRDLFLTSCKMEYNFFDMAYRLEEWPV
- a CDS encoding L-rhamnose mutarotase, with product MNKSNKFAWTWKVKPEYLDEYVEMHLNPWPEVLEEHSKAGIRNYSIFQNGNQFFYVFECDDVEAAFAYIAQSKACRRWDAITSKMVEGSFDHSKGTPTPLREVFYLK
- a CDS encoding ABC transporter ATP-binding protein yields the protein MPNQEGTDQAKRQRGGPGPMGGHPGPRIGMPVERAKDFKGTLRRLLTYLRPHKVQLIAVFLMAVLSTLFTILSPKIMGLATTSLFEGVKARFGGAEEAWIDFGYLAKILMILIALYVLSSIFAYLQQYLMAGITQRTVYEMRQQVNQKLSRLPLRYFDSRTHGETLSRITNDVDNISNTLQQSVTQLITSLITIIGVVIMMLVISPWLTLVCLLTLPLSAVVTMVIAKRSQGYFMGQQRSLGELNGHVEEMYAGQQIIKVFGREQRSIERFDEINEQLYEYGWKAQFISGIIMPLMGFIGNISYVLISVVGGLQVFWGRIAIGDVQAFIQYARQFSQPITQAANIANVIQSAIASAERVFELLDEEEEQAADAAAGRKTSILDKNAVKGAVSFQNVRFGYKPDDVLMEDLSFDVQPGQTIAIVGPTGAGKTTIVNLLMRFYDVSGGRITIDGRDIREYDRGSYRSVFGMVLQDTWLFNGTIRDNIAYGREGASEEEVIQAAVAAHADHFIRTLPDGYDTVLNEEASNISQGQKQLLTIARAILADPRILILDEATSSVDTRTEIYIQRAMETLMKGRTSFVIAHRLSTIRSADRILVMNKGRIIEQGTHDELLQQGGFYAELYNSQFTAKSQRQAI
- a CDS encoding autorepressor SdpR family transcription factor, with protein sequence MSLNDTFKALSDPTRRKILDLLKERDRTAGEIAEHFTMTKPSISNHLNMLKQAGLITDERQGQHIVYSLNTTVFQDVIKWILSLQSTSTEGNDA
- a CDS encoding SdpI family protein, yielding MKKMILPLGLIAAALIISLLAYDRLPDQMPIHWNIHGEADRYASKPVALFLMPAVMLGVFLLMKLAPIIDPKRASLQKNLRDIDAINVITLLILLVVHGVTILSGMGAEINIAALAPIIAGSLFVFVGNLLPRFRHNYSFGLRTPWTLANEDVWRRSNLIGGRLMFFGGLIMILSAFLPTTWKMIVFFAVLAVNLAVPIIISYLFFRKYGSSNGSA